A stretch of Coraliomargarita sinensis DNA encodes these proteins:
- a CDS encoding response regulator, translating to MKHSLSSIKTLAAAQSVLSSEADQVAQLEEVLGLIGQTLEADRVGLFKLSPDAVLLEPLAHWSDEGVSKRDNTPLVVDALEELSTGVDNVIGEPIFQEHHFTGMLLIEAAGTDESSELEAREFIRNATVMLAPKVASGIDAPPPPKLHRPDEEPKADNSDDLHILIVEDDEANLFMIQKFIERFGAVPHAVRNGHDAIQICKEIKFDVILMDLTMPKLDGFDATREIVTGANLNRNTPIIAVTADVTDGIERRCRKIGMQHYIAKPIRRDTIIRALTDLTNKKPEQN from the coding sequence ATGAAGCATTCTCTGTCCTCCATCAAGACGCTTGCTGCAGCGCAAAGTGTACTCAGCAGTGAAGCAGATCAGGTTGCCCAACTTGAGGAAGTTCTCGGCCTGATCGGGCAAACGCTCGAGGCAGACCGCGTGGGCTTGTTCAAGTTGAGCCCGGATGCAGTGCTGCTGGAACCTCTGGCCCACTGGAGCGACGAAGGTGTCAGCAAACGGGACAATACTCCTCTGGTTGTCGATGCGCTTGAAGAACTGAGCACGGGGGTCGACAATGTGATCGGCGAGCCGATCTTTCAAGAACACCACTTCACCGGGATGCTCCTGATCGAAGCGGCCGGCACCGATGAGTCATCGGAGTTGGAAGCTAGGGAATTTATTCGAAATGCGACCGTAATGCTGGCTCCGAAAGTCGCCTCCGGCATTGATGCACCGCCGCCGCCAAAGCTCCACCGACCCGACGAGGAACCAAAAGCGGATAACTCCGACGACCTGCACATCCTGATTGTTGAGGATGACGAAGCCAACCTCTTCATGATTCAGAAGTTCATCGAAAGATTCGGAGCGGTTCCACATGCCGTGCGGAACGGGCATGATGCGATTCAAATCTGCAAAGAGATCAAATTCGATGTCATCCTGATGGACCTTACCATGCCGAAGCTCGACGGGTTTGACGCGACCCGTGAGATCGTGACCGGTGCCAACCTGAATCGCAACACACCCATCATCGCCGTTACCGCCGACGTTACAGACGGCATCGAGCGACGTTGCCGAAAAATCGGCATGCAGCATTACATTGCCAAACCGATTCGCCGGGACACAATTATACGTGCCCTGACAGACCTAACCAACAAAAAGCCTGAACAGAACTAG
- the ppdK gene encoding pyruvate, phosphate dikinase — translation MPAKKAKKAQKKTVKKTVKYSYDFGKKTDGSAKLRELLGGKGANLAEMARIGLPVPPGFTLTTEVCTYFYANGRKYPATLAKEVKASVATIEKQLGKKLGAEKNPLLLSVRSGARESMPGMMDTILNLGLNDKTVKALAKESGNEAFAYDCYRRFIQMYGDVVMGVQARSENEHCPFEETLEKLRKEVGVELDNELTAADLKELIKRYKAVIKKRTGTSFPQDAYEQLWGSVGAVFKSWQNERAILYRQKYGIPAEWGTAVNVQAMVFGNMGETCATGVAFTRDPANGEKVFYGEYLINAQGEDVVAGIRNANPIAKLAEEMPKAHAELVSVCKKLEKHFKDMQDFEFTIEDRKLYMLQTRNGKRTGLAAVRIAYEMNKEKFIDQKTALKKIPADSISSLLVAVFDPAAEKKAKTLATGLPAGPGAASGKICFTAEKAEAVANKGGRAILCRVETTPEDLRGMIAADGILTSRGGVSSHAALVARQMNKVCVCGASDVVINYGAGTLKVGGKTLRDGDDISINGTTGAIYAGSVETAPSEVNQVLNGKLKAKDSYTFKMYDQVMKWADKHRKLGVRTNADTPDQSAAAVAYGAEGIGLCRTEHMFFEGDRITYMRQMILATDEKERRKALKKLLPFQRRDFTGLFKAMGGRPVTVRLLDPPLHEFLPHDESSKRELANSLDVNVDVISERVHALHEANPMLGHRGCRLGISYPEITEMQARAIFEAAAACYKLKKPVKVIPEVMIPLVGFADELKNQVEIVHRVAAEVMEKKKVKFKYLVGTMIEVPRGALTADEIAETAEFFSFGTNDLTQTGLGMSRDDAGSFLGKYKELDIMPQNPFASIDAKGVGQLVEIGAEKGRKTNKDIKLGICGEHGGDPASIKFFHNVGLNYVSCSPPRVPVARLAAAQAALS, via the coding sequence ATGCCAGCTAAGAAAGCAAAAAAAGCACAGAAGAAGACTGTCAAAAAGACAGTGAAATACAGCTATGACTTCGGTAAGAAGACCGACGGCAGCGCTAAACTACGTGAACTCCTGGGTGGCAAAGGTGCCAACCTCGCCGAAATGGCCCGCATTGGCCTGCCGGTCCCTCCGGGTTTCACGCTCACGACAGAAGTTTGCACCTACTTCTACGCCAACGGACGCAAATACCCGGCGACACTGGCCAAGGAAGTGAAGGCCTCCGTCGCCACGATCGAGAAGCAACTCGGCAAGAAGCTCGGCGCTGAGAAGAACCCGCTCCTCCTTTCCGTCCGCTCCGGTGCCCGCGAATCCATGCCGGGCATGATGGACACCATCCTCAATCTCGGTCTGAACGACAAGACCGTCAAGGCACTTGCCAAAGAGTCCGGCAACGAGGCATTCGCTTACGACTGCTACCGCCGCTTCATCCAGATGTACGGCGACGTCGTCATGGGCGTGCAGGCCCGCAGTGAGAACGAGCACTGCCCGTTCGAAGAAACGCTGGAAAAACTCCGCAAGGAAGTCGGCGTCGAATTGGACAACGAACTCACCGCCGCCGACCTGAAAGAATTGATCAAGCGCTACAAGGCTGTGATTAAAAAGCGCACCGGCACCTCCTTCCCCCAAGACGCCTACGAGCAACTCTGGGGCTCCGTCGGTGCCGTCTTCAAATCCTGGCAGAACGAGCGCGCCATCCTCTACCGTCAGAAGTATGGCATCCCCGCCGAGTGGGGCACCGCTGTTAACGTCCAAGCCATGGTCTTCGGCAATATGGGTGAGACCTGCGCCACTGGCGTGGCTTTCACCCGCGACCCCGCCAACGGCGAGAAGGTCTTCTACGGCGAGTACCTCATCAACGCCCAGGGCGAAGACGTGGTGGCCGGTATCCGCAACGCGAACCCGATCGCCAAGCTCGCCGAGGAAATGCCCAAGGCACACGCGGAACTCGTCTCCGTCTGCAAGAAACTGGAGAAGCACTTCAAGGACATGCAGGACTTCGAGTTCACGATCGAAGATCGCAAACTCTACATGCTGCAGACCCGTAACGGCAAGCGCACCGGCCTCGCCGCAGTTCGCATCGCTTACGAGATGAACAAGGAAAAGTTCATCGATCAGAAGACCGCGCTGAAGAAGATTCCGGCCGACTCCATCTCCTCGCTGCTCGTCGCGGTCTTCGACCCGGCTGCCGAGAAGAAGGCCAAGACGCTCGCGACCGGCCTGCCCGCCGGTCCCGGTGCCGCCTCCGGCAAGATCTGCTTCACAGCGGAAAAGGCTGAAGCCGTCGCCAACAAGGGCGGCCGCGCCATTCTCTGCCGCGTCGAAACGACACCGGAAGACCTTCGCGGTATGATCGCCGCCGACGGCATCCTCACCTCCCGTGGTGGTGTCTCCTCGCACGCCGCACTCGTGGCCCGTCAGATGAACAAGGTCTGCGTCTGTGGCGCTTCCGACGTCGTGATCAACTACGGCGCCGGCACACTCAAAGTGGGCGGCAAGACACTCCGCGATGGAGATGATATCTCCATCAACGGCACAACCGGCGCGATCTACGCTGGCTCCGTCGAGACCGCACCGTCCGAAGTCAACCAAGTGTTGAACGGCAAACTGAAGGCCAAGGACAGCTACACCTTCAAGATGTACGACCAGGTCATGAAATGGGCCGACAAGCATCGTAAGCTGGGTGTCCGGACCAACGCCGACACGCCGGACCAGTCCGCCGCCGCCGTCGCTTACGGCGCCGAGGGCATCGGTCTCTGCCGCACGGAGCACATGTTCTTCGAAGGCGACCGCATCACCTACATGCGTCAGATGATTCTGGCCACGGACGAGAAGGAACGCCGCAAGGCTCTCAAGAAGCTGCTGCCGTTCCAGCGCAGGGACTTCACCGGCCTGTTCAAGGCCATGGGTGGCCGCCCTGTGACGGTCCGCCTCCTCGACCCGCCTCTCCACGAGTTCCTCCCTCACGACGAGTCTTCCAAGCGCGAGCTGGCCAACTCACTCGACGTGAATGTGGACGTGATCTCCGAGCGCGTACACGCACTGCACGAGGCCAATCCGATGCTCGGCCACCGCGGCTGCCGTCTGGGCATTTCCTATCCGGAAATCACCGAGATGCAGGCTCGGGCCATCTTCGAGGCGGCTGCGGCCTGCTACAAGCTGAAGAAGCCGGTCAAGGTCATCCCGGAAGTCATGATTCCGCTGGTTGGTTTCGCCGACGAGCTCAAGAATCAGGTCGAAATCGTCCACCGCGTCGCCGCGGAGGTAATGGAGAAGAAGAAGGTGAAATTCAAGTACCTCGTCGGTACCATGATCGAGGTGCCGCGTGGCGCCTTGACCGCCGACGAGATCGCGGAAACCGCTGAATTCTTCAGCTTCGGCACCAACGACCTGACGCAGACCGGCCTCGGTATGAGCCGCGACGACGCCGGTTCCTTCCTCGGCAAGTACAAGGAACTCGACATCATGCCGCAGAACCCGTTCGCATCGATTGATGCCAAGGGTGTCGGCCAGCTGGTCGAGATCGGCGCTGAAAAGGGCCGCAAGACCAACAAGGACATCAAGCTCGGTATCTGTGGTGAGCACGGGGGCGACCCCGCCTCCATCAAGTTCTTCCACAATGTTGGACTGAACTACGTGTCCTGCTCGCCACCGCGCGTTCCGGTCGCACGTCTGGCTGCCGCGCAAGCCGCACTCAGCTAG
- the tatC gene encoding twin-arginine translocase subunit TatC has translation MSDDRPEKDDENFEESEPTNGAPEDERPKKPDPDSGQDDAASDDKKADDSSSPIDDIDEAEKFDEIFDEETDPDLSDYYYDEIEDYGLDEYDVPRKPRSAAGRFLTRERRHEGVQESGDDSEDEDSDEEGMSFLEHLEEFRWTIGRSVIAFIIGVAVVVIFHKTIAEWIQMPLNKAYGSAEVAGQNLITYKAMGVISVFFQIALLGGLTLSMPFMLYFLGSFVAPGLTEKERKVLRPACYAAFLLFLIGVSFAFFIILPLALGFTVRLNEHLGFDILWAASDYYNMVVWFSLAIGFFFQFPLVVVLLVYMGVLNTETLKRVRRMVFVGLMIFSALVSPGGDPISLATTTGFMYGLYELAIWTGMRIERKKREEEDEALE, from the coding sequence ATGAGTGACGACCGACCTGAAAAGGATGACGAAAACTTTGAGGAATCAGAGCCGACGAATGGTGCCCCTGAGGACGAAAGGCCCAAAAAACCCGACCCGGATTCGGGTCAGGACGACGCCGCATCCGATGACAAGAAAGCGGATGATAGCTCGAGCCCGATCGATGATATCGACGAGGCGGAAAAGTTTGACGAGATATTTGACGAAGAGACGGATCCCGACCTTTCCGATTATTATTATGATGAGATCGAGGACTACGGGCTGGACGAATACGACGTGCCAAGAAAGCCCCGGTCTGCTGCGGGCCGTTTTCTAACCCGGGAGCGCAGGCACGAAGGTGTTCAGGAGTCAGGCGATGATTCGGAAGATGAAGACAGTGACGAAGAAGGCATGTCCTTCCTTGAGCATTTGGAGGAATTCCGCTGGACGATCGGCCGCAGTGTGATCGCCTTCATTATCGGTGTCGCCGTGGTGGTGATTTTTCACAAGACGATTGCCGAATGGATACAAATGCCTCTGAACAAAGCCTATGGTTCCGCCGAGGTGGCCGGGCAAAATCTGATTACCTACAAGGCGATGGGAGTGATTTCGGTTTTCTTCCAGATTGCCCTGCTCGGCGGGCTCACGCTCTCCATGCCTTTCATGCTATATTTCCTGGGGAGCTTTGTCGCTCCGGGACTTACCGAGAAAGAGCGTAAAGTTCTGCGCCCGGCCTGCTACGCTGCCTTTCTGTTATTCCTGATCGGGGTATCCTTTGCGTTCTTTATCATCCTTCCCCTGGCTTTGGGGTTCACTGTCCGGCTGAACGAGCATCTGGGTTTTGATATCCTGTGGGCTGCCTCCGACTACTATAACATGGTGGTCTGGTTTTCACTTGCGATCGGGTTCTTTTTTCAGTTTCCGCTCGTGGTGGTCCTCTTGGTTTACATGGGCGTGCTCAATACGGAGACACTCAAGCGTGTCCGGCGCATGGTCTTCGTGGGGCTTATGATATTCTCCGCGCTGGTTTCGCCCGGCGGCGACCCCATCTCGTTGGCGACAACCACCGGCTTCATGTATGGTCTTTACGAATTGGCGATTTGGACCGGAATGCGCATCGAACGGAAGAAGCGCGAGGAAGAAGACGAGGCTCTCGAGTAG
- a CDS encoding TlyA family RNA methyltransferase produces MPPPKKIRLDELLVEKGLADSRSRAKALILAGKVLLGTERLDKPGRSLPADSELTVEQPPRFVSRGGEKLEGFLDRFEISMEGLPILDVGASTGGFTDCCLQRGATSATCVDVGRAQMHNKLIQDPRVTNLEKTNARHLKPGDLTRDSYPRIVMDLSFISLTKVLPAVWTFLEPGGCLIALVKPQFEARKEEVDAGRGIIRDAAVHQRVLQEIRDFALSELSGAELVGMIDSPIKGTDGNREFLIGLRNKGQG; encoded by the coding sequence ATGCCGCCGCCTAAAAAAATACGGCTCGACGAACTACTCGTCGAAAAGGGACTGGCCGATTCACGCTCGCGGGCGAAAGCCTTGATCCTGGCCGGTAAAGTCCTTCTCGGGACCGAACGCCTGGATAAGCCGGGGCGCTCGCTTCCGGCTGACAGTGAATTGACCGTCGAGCAACCACCCCGCTTTGTCAGCCGGGGCGGTGAGAAACTGGAGGGGTTTCTTGATCGATTCGAAATCTCGATGGAGGGCCTGCCTATCCTCGATGTGGGCGCTTCAACCGGCGGGTTTACCGATTGCTGCCTGCAACGGGGCGCCACCAGCGCCACCTGTGTCGACGTCGGCCGGGCGCAGATGCATAATAAACTGATTCAAGACCCGCGTGTCACCAATCTGGAAAAGACCAACGCGCGCCACCTCAAACCCGGCGACCTCACACGCGACAGCTATCCGAGAATCGTGATGGATCTCTCCTTTATTTCACTGACTAAAGTGCTGCCCGCAGTCTGGACTTTTCTGGAGCCCGGCGGCTGCCTGATTGCGCTGGTCAAACCCCAGTTTGAAGCCCGGAAGGAAGAAGTCGATGCCGGCCGCGGCATCATCCGTGATGCCGCCGTCCATCAGCGTGTCCTCCAGGAAATTCGTGATTTCGCCCTTTCCGAACTATCCGGCGCCGAGCTCGTTGGCATGATCGACTCCCCCATTAAAGGAACCGACGGAAACCGCGAGTTTCTGATCGGACTTAGGAATAAGGGGCAGGGATAA
- a CDS encoding mechanosensitive ion channel family protein, whose product MRPTSLDHIMQEAWRKLLIPDTGYEISDLWQVLLVLLVLLLSAKFVPRTQKGEDKVYNVGLWFREQRSFIVFWVAVLVLHVGFELLTPLETSVFQLFNYLGAAWFLIGFVTSFIKNRFWAESWAAVFYLLTAYSILALAGPAVEFLDELRFGVGTFSISAWQVLAGLFTILFALWMSLAIARLVERQVQRVPRMSGSLKVLISKVARILILVVAGMMALNAMGIDLSALTVMGGAIGLGLGFGLQKVVSNFISGIILLMDNSIKPGDVIEIEGTYGWINNLRARYASIITRDGTEHLIPNEDLITQKVTNWSFTDNLVRQRIPIGVSYGADPHQCIEIVLEAARSIDRILKEPAPACLLTGFGDSSVDLELRIWIADPANGVANVKSAALLAVWDAFKANGIEIPFPQRDLHIRSSHVDFVKREEPDPE is encoded by the coding sequence ATGCGACCCACTAGTCTGGACCATATTATGCAGGAAGCATGGCGCAAACTATTGATCCCGGATACCGGCTACGAAATTAGTGATCTTTGGCAGGTGCTACTTGTGCTGCTTGTTCTGCTGCTTAGTGCAAAATTCGTCCCCAGAACGCAAAAAGGCGAAGACAAGGTTTACAACGTCGGCCTCTGGTTTCGGGAGCAGCGCAGCTTCATCGTCTTTTGGGTGGCCGTACTTGTCCTGCATGTTGGTTTCGAACTGCTGACACCGCTCGAAACTTCGGTCTTCCAACTCTTCAACTACCTCGGGGCAGCCTGGTTCTTAATTGGTTTCGTCACCAGTTTTATCAAAAACCGTTTTTGGGCCGAATCCTGGGCCGCCGTCTTTTATCTGCTCACGGCTTACAGCATCCTCGCACTGGCCGGACCGGCAGTTGAATTTTTGGATGAGCTACGATTTGGCGTGGGGACGTTCAGTATATCCGCATGGCAGGTGCTGGCCGGCCTATTCACAATTCTTTTTGCACTCTGGATGAGCCTGGCCATTGCACGGCTCGTCGAACGCCAGGTTCAGCGGGTGCCCCGCATGAGCGGTTCGTTGAAAGTCCTGATTTCCAAAGTCGCGCGTATTTTAATTCTGGTCGTCGCAGGCATGATGGCCCTGAACGCGATGGGGATCGACCTCTCCGCGCTCACTGTCATGGGCGGAGCGATCGGCCTGGGCCTGGGCTTCGGCCTACAAAAAGTGGTGTCGAATTTCATCAGCGGCATCATTCTGTTAATGGACAACTCCATCAAACCCGGCGACGTCATCGAAATCGAAGGCACCTACGGCTGGATCAATAACCTGCGGGCCCGATATGCCTCCATTATCACGCGGGATGGCACCGAGCACCTCATCCCCAACGAGGATCTGATTACGCAAAAAGTCACGAATTGGTCGTTTACCGATAATCTTGTCCGTCAACGAATCCCCATCGGCGTTTCCTACGGCGCTGATCCGCATCAGTGTATCGAAATCGTCCTGGAAGCAGCGCGCTCAATTGACCGTATTCTCAAAGAGCCCGCTCCGGCCTGCCTGCTGACCGGTTTCGGCGACAGTTCGGTCGACCTTGAGCTGCGCATCTGGATCGCCGACCCGGCTAATGGTGTGGCCAACGTCAAAAGTGCAGCTCTCCTCGCGGTCTGGGACGCATTTAAGGCCAACGGTATCGAAATTCCGTTCCCGCAGCGCGATTTGCACATTCGCTCCAGCCATGTCGATTTCGTCAAACGGGAAGAGCCGGACCCGGAGTAA
- a CDS encoding PQQ-dependent sugar dehydrogenase: MLKFILISSSLLGLAVSCFGQLRIGTGKVESLYTQHCQVCHGENLDGGLGGSLIDRKSWKIVGKDQTFLEYVLAGNAATGMPAFKDKLTRPQIRALEIYIDEQRQIAQADPPEADTKGVYSSGGYDFKLETVVEGLDIPWSMAFLPNGDYLIAERPGPVRLFEDGELLPPVEDTPDVWAKGQGGMMEVALHPDFRKNGWVYLAYSAAGEENDSVGMTKIVRGRIIDNMWLDEELIFEAPEETYISTSRHFGTRLVFKDGYLYFAIGDRGRKENAQDLSLPNGKIHRVHDDGRVPEDNPFADKAGAFPTIWTYGNRNPQGLDMHPTTGAIWESEHGPRGGDEINRIERGINYGWPVITYGMNYSGTPITEKTEMEGMEQPKLYWTPSIAVCGIDFYEGNVFPEWKHDLFAGGLASKELHRLEIESGEVANSSIVMKGAGRVRDVASGPDGYLYLVLNGPDRIVRLVPVK, encoded by the coding sequence ATGCTCAAATTTATTCTAATCAGTTCTTCTCTGCTCGGCTTGGCGGTTTCCTGTTTCGGCCAGCTTCGTATCGGCACGGGTAAGGTCGAAAGCCTTTACACCCAGCATTGTCAGGTTTGCCACGGGGAGAATTTGGATGGGGGGCTAGGAGGTTCATTGATCGACCGCAAATCATGGAAGATTGTCGGCAAGGATCAGACTTTTCTGGAATACGTTCTTGCTGGTAACGCAGCGACCGGTATGCCCGCTTTTAAAGATAAGTTGACGCGGCCACAAATTCGCGCGCTCGAAATTTATATCGACGAACAGCGCCAGATCGCGCAAGCGGATCCCCCGGAGGCCGATACCAAAGGCGTGTATTCTTCCGGTGGATACGATTTTAAACTGGAGACTGTGGTCGAGGGTTTGGACATCCCGTGGTCAATGGCCTTTCTGCCGAACGGTGATTATCTGATTGCTGAGCGCCCTGGCCCGGTACGGCTCTTTGAAGACGGTGAGCTATTGCCTCCGGTGGAAGATACCCCGGATGTCTGGGCCAAAGGGCAGGGCGGTATGATGGAAGTCGCCCTGCATCCCGACTTCCGTAAAAATGGGTGGGTCTATTTGGCCTACTCCGCCGCCGGGGAAGAGAATGACAGTGTGGGGATGACGAAGATCGTTCGCGGTCGGATTATCGATAATATGTGGTTGGATGAAGAACTGATCTTCGAGGCCCCTGAAGAAACCTACATCTCAACAAGCCGCCACTTCGGCACCCGTCTGGTCTTCAAAGATGGTTATCTTTACTTCGCGATCGGCGACCGCGGCCGAAAAGAGAACGCTCAGGATTTATCGCTTCCCAACGGTAAAATACACCGGGTCCATGACGACGGGCGCGTGCCTGAAGATAATCCCTTTGCCGATAAGGCAGGTGCCTTTCCCACGATATGGACCTACGGCAATCGTAATCCCCAAGGCCTGGATATGCATCCGACAACTGGTGCGATCTGGGAATCCGAGCACGGCCCGCGAGGTGGTGACGAGATCAACCGTATTGAGCGCGGCATCAACTACGGTTGGCCTGTTATTACCTACGGGATGAATTACAGTGGCACGCCGATCACCGAGAAAACCGAGATGGAGGGTATGGAACAGCCCAAGTTGTATTGGACGCCCTCGATTGCCGTCTGCGGGATCGACTTTTACGAAGGTAATGTTTTTCCCGAATGGAAGCATGACCTGTTTGCCGGCGGCCTTGCCTCGAAAGAATTGCACCGCTTGGAAATCGAAAGTGGTGAAGTTGCCAACTCGAGCATCGTTATGAAGGGTGCCGGCCGGGTCCGCGACGTGGCCAGCGGGCCGGACGGATACCTCTATCTTGTTCTCAATGGGCCGGACCGGATCGTGCGCCTGGTGCCCGTGAAGTGA
- a CDS encoding class I SAM-dependent methyltransferase: protein MEPAAVYSLDLKSLNKASVLAGDGKLPLIEVDVPELNSSKQRLRLLRQHLSELPALVFVVESDVVQLALIEEQSFLAINTGFHGSGLDYRRHKGGGRSELIAKAVGLKGGKVPTVIDATAGLGVDAFVLASLGCQVTLIERVPAVAALLRDGLERSRDYAGENDTELEMILKRMQLVQTDAIAHLDELGQDNVPDVVYLDPMFPERKKSAAVKKEMQIFHRLVGPDDDTTQLFEKALFRARDRVVVKRPRVAPALTDRQPSHIIEGKRNRYDVYLSLSAQP from the coding sequence ATGGAGCCTGCGGCCGTTTACAGTTTGGACCTGAAAAGTCTGAACAAGGCTTCCGTTCTGGCCGGTGACGGTAAATTACCCTTGATCGAGGTTGATGTTCCCGAGTTAAACTCGTCCAAGCAACGCCTGCGTCTCTTGCGACAACACTTGTCAGAACTGCCTGCGCTGGTCTTTGTCGTTGAGTCGGATGTCGTGCAGTTGGCGCTGATCGAGGAACAGAGCTTTCTTGCCATCAATACCGGCTTCCATGGTTCGGGGCTGGATTATCGCCGACATAAGGGTGGCGGACGTTCGGAACTGATCGCCAAAGCAGTTGGCCTGAAAGGCGGTAAAGTGCCGACGGTGATAGATGCAACGGCGGGCCTGGGGGTAGATGCCTTCGTGCTGGCGAGTCTTGGTTGTCAGGTTACCTTGATAGAGCGGGTTCCGGCAGTAGCTGCCCTCTTGCGTGATGGATTGGAACGTTCGCGGGACTATGCCGGGGAGAATGACACTGAGTTGGAGATGATTCTCAAACGGATGCAGCTCGTGCAAACGGACGCGATCGCACATCTCGATGAACTTGGGCAGGACAACGTGCCGGACGTCGTCTACCTCGACCCGATGTTTCCCGAGCGGAAGAAATCGGCTGCGGTGAAAAAAGAGATGCAGATCTTCCACAGGCTGGTGGGGCCGGATGATGATACGACTCAACTTTTTGAAAAAGCCTTGTTCCGGGCGCGCGATCGGGTGGTGGTCAAGCGACCGCGCGTCGCTCCCGCTTTGACGGACCGGCAACCCAGCCATATTATTGAAGGGAAGCGCAATCGCTATGATGTTTATCTTTCATTGTCGGCCCAACCCTAG
- a CDS encoding aminopeptidase: MDPNYEKLAAVLTGHSTKLQKGERVLIDAFDIPDTMVIALIRSVRERGAVPFVNVQHARISRELVDNVVPEQFETKAGWELSQMEKMDAYIALRGSDNIYEMSDLDSGKLTQVMRAMKPVLDHRVNKTKWVVLRWPTPAMAQQAMQSTGSFEEFFFRVCTMDYARMTEGMDALVELMNKTDIVELKGPNTDLRFSIKGIGAIPSGGGHNIPDGEVFSCPVIDSVEGEITYNTPSVYQGVSFDNVHLKFEKGKIVHAESNHTKRLNEILDSDEGARFIGEFAIGFNPHILEPMRDILFDEKMAGSFHFTPGQAYEQADNGNRSQVHWDLVQIQRPEYGGGEIIFDGEVIRKDGLFVKPGLDKLNPDYLLA, from the coding sequence ATGGATCCAAATTACGAGAAATTGGCTGCGGTTTTGACCGGCCATTCCACCAAACTTCAAAAGGGCGAGCGTGTGCTGATCGATGCCTTTGATATTCCGGACACGATGGTCATCGCCCTGATCCGCTCCGTGCGTGAACGCGGCGCCGTACCATTTGTCAATGTCCAGCACGCGCGAATCAGCCGCGAGTTGGTGGATAATGTGGTGCCGGAGCAGTTCGAGACCAAAGCGGGTTGGGAGCTCTCTCAAATGGAAAAGATGGATGCTTACATCGCTTTGCGCGGTTCGGACAATATCTACGAAATGTCCGATTTGGATTCTGGGAAACTGACCCAGGTCATGCGCGCAATGAAGCCTGTCCTCGATCACCGGGTGAACAAAACCAAGTGGGTCGTGCTCCGTTGGCCGACTCCGGCCATGGCCCAGCAGGCGATGCAGAGCACCGGAAGCTTTGAGGAGTTTTTCTTCCGCGTCTGTACCATGGATTATGCACGGATGACGGAGGGCATGGACGCCTTGGTCGAGCTCATGAACAAGACCGATATCGTCGAGTTGAAGGGGCCGAACACCGATCTTCGTTTTTCCATAAAAGGTATCGGTGCCATCCCGTCAGGCGGAGGCCACAACATTCCGGACGGCGAGGTCTTTTCCTGCCCGGTGATAGATTCGGTCGAAGGGGAAATTACCTATAACACGCCATCGGTCTATCAGGGGGTTTCCTTCGACAACGTGCATTTAAAATTCGAAAAGGGTAAGATCGTCCACGCAGAGTCCAATCACACCAAGCGGCTGAACGAGATCCTCGATTCGGACGAGGGGGCCCGCTTCATCGGTGAGTTCGCTATCGGCTTCAACCCGCATATCCTTGAGCCCATGCGTGACATCCTCTTCGATGAAAAAATGGCCGGCTCTTTCCACTTTACCCCGGGCCAGGCCTATGAGCAGGCCGATAACGGTAACCGCTCGCAGGTCCACTGGGATCTGGTCCAGATCCAGCGTCCCGAATACGGGGGCGGAGAAATCATCTTTGACGGTGAAGTCATCCGTAAAGACGGTCTCTTCGTGAAGCCGGGGCTCGACAAGCTCAACCCGGATTATCTGCTGGCGTAG